Proteins encoded within one genomic window of Acinetobacter sp. WCHA55:
- a CDS encoding glycosyltransferase, protein MKKHIRLNMIVKNEAHVILRCLASVKPWIDSWCIVDTGSSDGTQDIIQDYLKDIPGQLYERPWKNFGYNRTEALQLAVSEDLPVADYLLFIDADEQLQAAEDFVLPALTAKAYYFPVIYGALRYRRNAMISTALEWSWKGVIHEYLHSQQLHRWQTLEGLNIFVQHDGARAKNKNTYLNDIALLEQGLIDEPDNLRYVFYLAQSYRDAGMFEKAREYFLKRAVAVGWEEERWMAQFRAAQMAERLGLDEDIIHREYLKSWISNQSRAEPLYALARYYRLKKDFDLACYFAMQAIDIPSPKDGLFVDASIYEWRALDELAVSATYCKIYKKKGQEAMQKLLTEKKYPKTQQVRMLANEKFYK, encoded by the coding sequence ATGAAAAAGCATATTCGCCTAAATATGATTGTTAAAAATGAGGCGCATGTCATCTTAAGATGTTTGGCGTCAGTTAAACCTTGGATAGATTCATGGTGCATTGTAGATACTGGTTCTAGTGATGGTACTCAGGACATTATTCAAGACTATTTAAAAGACATTCCTGGGCAGCTATATGAACGGCCTTGGAAAAATTTTGGGTACAACCGTACAGAGGCACTACAGCTTGCTGTCTCAGAAGATCTGCCTGTTGCGGATTATCTCTTATTCATTGATGCGGATGAACAGTTACAAGCCGCTGAAGATTTTGTTTTACCTGCACTTACGGCGAAAGCCTATTATTTTCCAGTGATTTATGGCGCTTTGCGTTATCGACGTAATGCCATGATTTCTACAGCTCTAGAGTGGAGTTGGAAAGGGGTCATACATGAATATCTTCACTCACAGCAATTACATCGTTGGCAAACACTTGAAGGCTTGAACATATTTGTTCAGCATGATGGTGCTCGAGCAAAAAATAAAAATACATATCTCAATGATATTGCTTTGCTGGAACAAGGACTCATAGATGAGCCAGATAATTTGCGCTATGTTTTTTATTTGGCACAAAGTTACCGTGATGCTGGCATGTTTGAAAAAGCACGAGAGTATTTTTTAAAGCGTGCTGTAGCAGTTGGTTGGGAGGAAGAGCGCTGGATGGCCCAATTTCGGGCGGCACAAATGGCCGAACGTCTAGGGTTAGATGAAGACATCATTCATCGTGAATATTTAAAATCATGGATTTCAAATCAGTCGCGTGCTGAACCACTCTATGCTCTAGCACGTTACTATCGGCTAAAAAAAGACTTTGACTTAGCTTGCTATTTTGCTATGCAAGCTATCGATATTCCTAGCCCCAAAGACGGATTATTTGTGGATGCAAGTATCTATGAGTGGCGAGCATTAGATGAGTTGGCTGTTTCAGCAACCTATTGTAAAATATATAAAAAGAAAGGCCAGGAAGCCATGCAAAAATTGCTAACAGAAAAAAAGTACCCGAAGACACAGCAAGTGCGCATGTTGGCAAATGAGAAATTTTATAAATGA
- a CDS encoding TolC family protein gives MKKKEMIRSESKSESIFLMNKWSIAEKRTYFICMLKNSGLWHSSLYLSFALLFPVTFASANTEQPSSVKSKINQIWQPKPDDQSNTIKIDDFNRLFTNTSSVQELPQITAAVTAGIPSSSVRSVAVTKRSQLDFLDAIRQALQRRPEITQGIAEVAQQQANIDTVKSQYFPQISGGFNTGDFTTGERGRQVFSISATQMLYDFGKVKSAVTVEQAKLMQDQAQLLLEIDDISYQVANAIVNIKRYEELVKIADQQISGIGRIAEIARLRAQAGISSQADPIQAQSNLEAAQSTKVFQEAQLHQYQQKLRTLLGYDVSNINVNMPSFLVEKAGLYDEIDFNNVSKMMAAQTAVQIAKFQKQQTKLNVYPTFNIKGSLSQAVNGRNPNNNEDDGFYNSIMLEASSTFFQGGAISARNRAASYAEEAAKAQVSTVYLDVLDQTRLIQTEVEGKQKQMVVLAQRRETTKRTKELYQEQYKLGTRTVVDLLNAEQAIHGAAQEIEAARYDIYTALIRYIEITGRSRAVYQLNNTPIQGLEVVS, from the coding sequence ATGAAAAAAAAGGAAATGATTCGCTCTGAATCAAAATCTGAATCCATCTTTTTAATGAACAAATGGTCGATTGCCGAAAAAAGAACGTATTTTATTTGTATGCTTAAGAATTCTGGTCTTTGGCACTCCTCTTTATATTTAAGTTTTGCTTTGTTGTTTCCCGTGACATTTGCAAGTGCCAACACAGAACAACCATCTTCTGTTAAAAGTAAAATCAATCAAATATGGCAGCCTAAACCTGACGATCAATCAAATACGATTAAAATTGATGATTTTAATCGTTTATTCACCAATACATCGTCAGTCCAAGAGTTACCCCAAATAACCGCCGCAGTGACGGCTGGCATACCAAGTAGTAGTGTAAGGTCTGTCGCTGTAACAAAAAGAAGCCAACTGGATTTTTTAGATGCGATTCGGCAGGCATTGCAACGTCGTCCGGAAATTACTCAAGGCATTGCGGAAGTTGCTCAGCAGCAAGCAAATATTGATACCGTCAAATCACAGTATTTTCCTCAAATTTCAGGAGGATTTAATACTGGTGACTTTACGACAGGAGAGCGTGGTCGACAAGTTTTTAGTATTTCTGCGACACAAATGCTTTATGACTTCGGCAAAGTAAAAAGTGCTGTGACAGTTGAACAAGCAAAGTTGATGCAAGACCAAGCGCAGTTATTACTTGAAATTGATGATATTTCATACCAAGTAGCCAATGCAATTGTGAACATCAAACGCTATGAAGAGCTCGTAAAAATTGCCGATCAACAAATTAGTGGTATTGGTCGTATCGCTGAAATTGCGCGATTACGTGCACAAGCTGGTATCAGTAGCCAAGCAGATCCGATTCAAGCACAGTCAAATTTAGAAGCAGCTCAATCGACCAAGGTGTTTCAGGAAGCCCAGTTGCATCAGTATCAACAAAAACTCAGAACTTTATTGGGATACGACGTTTCAAATATAAATGTAAATATGCCAAGTTTTTTAGTTGAAAAAGCAGGGTTATACGATGAAATTGATTTTAATAACGTTTCAAAAATGATGGCCGCACAAACGGCGGTTCAGATTGCAAAATTTCAGAAGCAACAAACCAAATTAAATGTTTATCCGACTTTTAATATTAAAGGCAGCCTAAGTCAGGCGGTAAATGGTCGTAATCCAAATAATAACGAAGATGATGGTTTTTATAATTCCATCATGCTCGAAGCTTCAAGCACCTTTTTTCAAGGTGGAGCAATTAGTGCGAGAAACCGTGCCGCTAGCTATGCAGAGGAAGCAGCCAAAGCACAAGTCAGCACTGTTTATTTAGATGTATTGGATCAAACTCGTTTGATTCAGACAGAAGTGGAAGGCAAGCAAAAGCAAATGGTGGTTCTTGCTCAACGACGTGAAACCACAAAACGAACCAAAGAACTCTATCAAGAACAATATAAATTAGGCACACGAACTGTTGTTGACTTGCTCAATGCTGAACAAGCAATACATGGCGCTGCTCAGGAAATTGAAGCTGCTCGCTATGATATTTATACAGCACTGATTCGATATATTGAAATTACTGGCCGTAGTAGAGCTGTTTATCAATTAAATAATACGCCTATTCAGGGACTTGAGGTGGTGTCATGA
- a CDS encoding type I secretion C-terminal target domain-containing protein, whose protein sequence is MVTQISIVGKESHKEAVANMGGSNKVQLSKENPSVVKLQLNKDEVKSFSKEGNDLKVILNNGEVIIIVGFFASDNSLVLEGSNALVWVDFVANGDAINATYSTLSDIEPLLYDDNGMSALAWIAIPLAAGGMIAWAANDSDDDSGSSSKGATGETGATGETGATGENGSTGATGATGETGATGESGEDGKSILDLLIEAGELPADATITDLIEYLKGVDGAIGATGASGADGKSALELLIDAGELPTDATINDLINYLKGLDGAIGATGATGADGKSALELLIDAGELPPGSDTNDLIDYLKGADGATGATGATGADGKSALELLIDAGELPPGSDTNDLIDYLKGADGATGATGATGADGKSALELLIDAGELPPGSDTNDLIDYLKGADGATGATGATGADGKSALELLIDAGELPPGSDTNDLIDYLKGADGATGATGATGADGKSALELLIDAGELPPGSDTNDLIDYLKGADGATGATGATGADGKSALELLIDAGELPPGSDTNDLIDYLKGADGATGATGATGADGKSALELLIDAGELPPGSDTNDLIDYLKGADGATGATGATGADGKSALELLIDAGELPPGSDTNDLIDYLKGADGATGATGATGADGKSALELLIDAGELPPGSDTNDLIDYLKGADGATGATGATGADGKSALELLIDAGELPPGSDTNDLIDYLKGADGATGATGATGADGKSALELLIDAGELPPGSDTNDLIDYLKGADGATGATGATGADGKSALELLIDAGELPPGSDTNDLIDYLKGADGATGATGATGADGKSALELLIDAGELPPGSDTNDLIDYLKGADGATGATGATGADGKSALELLIDAGELPPGSDTNDLIDYLKGADGATGATGATGADGKSALELLIDAGELPPGSDTNDLIDYLKGADGATGATGADGKSALELLIDAGELPVGSTVSDLAEYLKGETGATGSTGATGETGATGETGATGETGSTGATGETGSTGATGETGATGVSGSADLITGITLNADANGNGKLSQRELLDGPKTITIGLGADAKETDVIIVNGTPYVLTQQNIDAGEIEVSVSVLEGLNFIRVDASNSYGQTDIDFKFFEVADGNYIGNVNVISDTNGNNIIDNTELGVGSTIDVRVQIGEDVRVGDVVSLGGVEHTVTQVDIDQKYVEFLDVPVTQGQTETLDVDIKSNTGTELDDASKDIKIDGAPRDIVSSIDFPNDVNIVGGDGILTPTEMGGKNYTPVKITLGADAQVGDIIVVNGDKYILNPLEVSSHTLIVNVSVREGQNPIDVSATDQWGNVDRVTDSIIVDLLPPVGGAISIFTPIAGDDVIDTSEVGGNITVTGAVTLPADTVSATVMVTVNGQAYPATLTGNTWTVSIPGSQFAGGAGNVHAEVTFTDSVGNTSLPAVDNAAYTLDIPAVLNDSVLAGVGVNPPVTGSTVKTGTSLAMDSTSAPVTAVDGNGTSVQLTVGGVALVWSGTGTLADPFIATVAGLAEPALSITINNNGDYIITQNHSLDHALVGADKITITVPVLNAGQPHDVLKLEVVDGIPVASADSTADLTQTITQDGETLVVSVPQTYRGSAVETFGGDVEGAHVSKVTIEGIAFTYDGTTVTPPASFGNSGVVTSHTVTDSSGTSLVVNTARGETVTVNLDTGNYTVEVTGQGLATNEAPVATINSTGGLLGIVDANVLGVIDLSQTQTFSVSDANNNLVKVDAGYEIQGLIGALDTAVKAGISAALSPIPLLGSVLSNILGSSLSAVSALLDTTLVRTLLGSAILDPLLANVQTALNGELRLEYDVQLATELGLKVTAVPANNSNSFKASLTVESLQAGAEVDALALNQFLSTVRTTDGQGVLDLLGSGVQLTTNMTLTAEDANGAVGSATPLSTLVDVNLITDGIQSNTTVIKDNGSNLNQSGATSSVQIFGLDGNDTIKGSDFADIIRGGAGNDTIDSGAGNDIIIGGKGNDTMTGFLGRVVFKWEAGDQGTVSSKAIDTIVDFDTRSVAQGGDAIDLSGLLSGASRVGTNSINIGQYLYFVEAGGNTEIHISSTGGITDITASDTVNAVDQVIVLDDVSDLLDQFNSQEELINFLLKSGKLIIGEQVLDQITYDSIKADDQLNIDIEIKDGDGDTDTHNVDLTVGSLEDANQYQPNFDPNNVAPEISLDVSSLLGLIGVDALGLVDLSRQSYSVIDQNNNLQRVELVYQPVVNVGLTRAYFSVSAELATELGLKVTSVTDGGLLNLLGYSNTLIITAVDGGTISNLAINELLAAVEMRAEDGTLLTGNLLTANVLDSVSMTAIDSQGASSTKSGGSLIDVNLLDSFSNGDEFIFEGSNVIDNLNHSAETEAVRLYGYAGNDTLTGGSGNDLLRGGDGNDTLIGGAGNDLLIGGSGNDTLTGGAGNDTALYELLDNLDARGGNGTDTWTDFTVGLGADKIDVSALLDGHQTATNIGNYISVTTDVNGHAVIAIDRDGSGTNFTVKSDLLVLENITASSLGATAEDQLQTLLNNNQIIF, encoded by the coding sequence ATGGTTACTCAAATTTCAATAGTAGGTAAGGAATCTCATAAAGAAGCTGTGGCTAATATGGGAGGATCAAACAAAGTTCAGTTATCTAAAGAAAATCCTTCGGTAGTCAAGCTTCAGCTAAATAAAGATGAAGTTAAGAGTTTTTCAAAAGAAGGGAATGATCTCAAAGTTATTTTAAATAATGGAGAGGTTATAATAATTGTTGGTTTTTTCGCATCGGATAATAGTTTAGTTTTAGAAGGTAGTAATGCCTTAGTATGGGTAGATTTTGTTGCTAATGGCGATGCTATAAATGCAACATATTCAACTTTGAGTGATATTGAACCTTTGCTTTACGATGATAATGGAATGTCTGCATTAGCGTGGATTGCAATTCCATTAGCTGCGGGAGGTATGATCGCTTGGGCAGCAAATGATTCAGATGATGATTCAGGTTCTAGTTCTAAAGGTGCTACAGGTGAAACGGGTGCCACAGGTGAAACGGGTGCCACAGGTGAAAATGGATCTACTGGTGCTACAGGTGCTACAGGTGAAACGGGTGCTACAGGTGAATCGGGTGAAGATGGCAAGTCAATTTTAGACCTGCTTATCGAAGCTGGAGAGTTACCTGCAGATGCAACCATTACTGATTTAATTGAATATTTAAAAGGTGTGGATGGTGCGATTGGTGCGACAGGTGCATCAGGTGCAGATGGAAAATCAGCCTTAGAGTTATTGATTGATGCAGGTGAATTACCAACCGACGCGACTATTAATGATTTGATCAATTACCTGAAAGGGTTAGATGGAGCGATTGGTGCAACAGGTGCTACAGGTGCGGATGGAAAATCAGCCTTAGAGTTGCTAATCGATGCGGGTGAGTTACCACCGGGTTCTGATACGAATGACCTGATTGACTACCTCAAAGGTGCAGATGGAGCGACTGGCGCAACAGGTGCTACAGGTGCGGATGGAAAATCAGCCTTAGAGTTATTGATCGATGCGGGTGAGTTACCACCGGGTTCTGATACGAATGACCTGATTGACTACCTCAAAGGTGCAGATGGAGCGACTGGCGCAACAGGTGCTACAGGTGCGGATGGAAAATCAGCCTTAGAGTTATTGATCGATGCGGGTGAGTTACCACCGGGTTCTGATACGAATGACCTGATTGACTACCTCAAAGGTGCAGATGGAGCGACTGGTGCCACAGGTGCTACAGGTGCGGATGGAAAATCAGCCTTAGAGTTGCTAATCGATGCGGGTGAGTTACCACCGGGTTCTGATACGAATGACCTGATTGACTACCTCAAAGGTGCAGATGGAGCGACTGGTGCCACAGGTGCTACAGGTGCGGATGGAAAATCAGCCTTAGAGTTATTGATCGATGCGGGTGAGTTACCACCGGGTTCTGATACGAATGACCTGATTGACTACCTCAAAGGTGCAGATGGAGCGACTGGTGCCACAGGTGCTACAGGTGCGGATGGAAAATCAGCCTTAGAGTTATTGATCGATGCGGGTGAGTTACCACCGGGTTCTGATACAAATGACCTGATTGACTACCTCAAAGGTGCAGATGGAGCGACTGGCGCAACAGGTGCCACAGGTGCGGATGGAAAATCAGCCTTAGAGTTATTGATCGATGCGGGTGAGTTACCACCGGGTTCTGATACAAATGACCTGATTGACTACCTCAAAGGTGCAGATGGAGCGACTGGTGCAACAGGTGCTACAGGTGCGGATGGTAAGTCAGCACTAGAGTTGCTAATCGATGCGGGTGAGTTACCACCGGGTTCTGATACGAATGACCTGATTGACTACCTCAAAGGTGCAGATGGAGCGACTGGCGCAACAGGTGCTACAGGTGCGGATGGTAAGTCAGCACTAGAGTTATTGATTGATGCAGGTGAGTTACCACCGGGTTCTGATACGAATGACCTGATTGACTACCTCAAAGGTGCAGATGGAGCGACTGGCGCAACAGGTGCTACAGGTGCGGATGGTAAGTCAGCACTAGAGTTGCTAATCGATGCGGGTGAGTTACCACCGGGTTCTGATACGAATGACCTGATTGACTACCTCAAAGGTGCAGATGGAGCGACTGGTGCCACAGGTGCTACAGGTGCGGATGGTAAGTCAGCACTAGAGTTGCTAATCGATGCGGGTGAGTTACCACCGGGTTCTGATACGAATGACCTGATTGACTACCTCAAAGGTGCAGATGGAGCGACTGGCGCAACAGGTGCTACAGGTGCGGATGGTAAGTCAGCACTAGAGTTGCTAATCGATGCGGGTGAGTTACCACCGGGTTCTGATACGAATGACCTGATTGACTACCTCAAAGGTGCAGATGGAGCGACTGGCGCAACAGGTGCTACAGGTGCGGATGGTAAGTCAGCACTAGAGTTGCTAATCGATGCGGGTGAGTTACCACCGGGTTCTGATACGAATGACCTGATTGACTACCTCAAAGGTGCAGATGGAGCGACTGGCGCAACAGGTGCTACAGGTGCGGATGGTAAGTCAGCACTAGAGTTGCTAATCGATGCGGGTGAGTTACCACCGGGTTCTGATACGAATGACCTGATTGACTACCTCAAAGGTGCAGATGGAGCGACTGGTGCCACAGGTGCTACAGGTGCGGATGGTAAGTCAGCACTAGAGTTGCTAATCGATGCGGGTGAGTTACCACCGGGTTCTGATACGAATGACCTGATTGACTACCTCAAAGGTGCAGATGGAGCGACTGGTGCCACAGGTGCAGATGGAAAATCAGCCTTAGAGTTATTGATTGATGCTGGTGAATTACCAGTAGGTTCTACAGTTTCAGATCTAGCTGAATATTTGAAAGGTGAAACTGGTGCAACTGGATCTACAGGTGCCACAGGAGAAACTGGTGCTACAGGAGAAACAGGCGCCACAGGTGAAACGGGATCTACAGGTGCTACGGGCGAAACAGGATCTACAGGTGCCACAGGCGAAACTGGTGCTACAGGTGTAAGTGGATCAGCTGATTTGATTACAGGTATTACTTTAAATGCCGATGCAAATGGAAATGGAAAACTCAGTCAGCGCGAGCTTCTAGATGGGCCAAAAACAATAACGATTGGATTGGGTGCAGATGCCAAGGAAACGGATGTCATTATAGTAAATGGCACTCCATATGTGCTTACTCAACAAAATATTGATGCAGGAGAAATAGAAGTTTCTGTATCTGTATTGGAAGGGTTGAATTTCATACGTGTTGATGCCTCAAATAGCTATGGTCAGACAGATATAGACTTTAAATTCTTTGAAGTCGCTGATGGAAATTATATTGGTAATGTGAATGTCATAAGTGATACCAATGGAAATAACATTATTGATAACACTGAGCTAGGTGTAGGTAGTACGATCGATGTTCGTGTGCAGATTGGTGAGGATGTTCGCGTAGGAGATGTTGTTTCTTTGGGTGGTGTAGAACATACAGTAACGCAAGTTGACATAGATCAAAAATACGTAGAATTTTTAGATGTACCTGTAACACAAGGACAAACTGAGACGCTAGATGTCGATATTAAATCTAATACAGGGACTGAGTTGGATGATGCATCTAAAGATATAAAGATTGATGGTGCACCGCGTGACATCGTAAGTTCGATTGACTTCCCTAATGATGTAAATATCGTAGGTGGCGATGGCATACTGACTCCAACAGAGATGGGTGGTAAAAACTATACCCCTGTAAAAATTACATTAGGTGCAGATGCTCAGGTTGGAGATATCATTGTTGTCAATGGTGACAAATATATTCTGAATCCATTAGAGGTGAGCAGCCATACGTTAATAGTTAACGTATCAGTACGAGAGGGTCAAAATCCGATTGATGTTTCAGCAACGGATCAATGGGGTAATGTAGATCGAGTAACTGATTCAATCATTGTCGATCTATTACCACCTGTTGGAGGGGCTATCAGTATTTTTACACCTATTGCTGGTGATGATGTTATTGATACCAGCGAAGTTGGTGGGAATATTACGGTTACAGGGGCTGTAACGTTGCCTGCTGATACAGTCTCAGCAACAGTTATGGTAACGGTAAATGGTCAGGCATATCCTGCAACTCTAACCGGAAATACATGGACAGTATCTATTCCTGGCAGTCAGTTTGCTGGCGGTGCTGGTAATGTACATGCTGAAGTGACCTTTACTGACAGTGTTGGTAATACATCATTACCAGCAGTCGATAATGCAGCCTATACTTTAGATATTCCAGCAGTACTGAATGACTCAGTACTTGCAGGAGTTGGTGTAAATCCACCTGTTACAGGCAGCACTGTTAAAACAGGTACAAGCTTAGCTATGGATAGTACCTCAGCGCCAGTCACGGCAGTTGATGGAAATGGTACATCAGTGCAGTTGACTGTTGGCGGTGTCGCTTTGGTGTGGAGTGGAACTGGTACACTAGCAGACCCGTTTATTGCAACAGTAGCAGGTCTTGCAGAGCCAGCGCTGAGTATCACGATCAATAACAATGGCGATTACATTATTACGCAAAACCATAGTTTGGATCATGCATTAGTAGGTGCAGACAAAATCACGATTACTGTACCGGTTCTCAATGCTGGTCAACCGCATGATGTGCTAAAACTAGAAGTAGTGGATGGTATACCTGTTGCTTCAGCGGACAGTACAGCAGATTTAACGCAAACGATTACACAAGATGGTGAAACTCTAGTCGTGAGTGTTCCGCAAACTTATCGTGGTTCTGCTGTTGAAACTTTTGGTGGTGATGTTGAGGGAGCACATGTCAGTAAAGTGACTATTGAAGGTATCGCGTTTACTTATGATGGTACGACCGTGACGCCGCCTGCTAGCTTTGGTAACTCAGGAGTTGTTACGTCACATACTGTAACAGATAGTTCAGGTACATCTTTAGTTGTTAACACAGCTCGTGGTGAAACGGTTACAGTGAATTTAGACACTGGAAATTATACTGTAGAAGTTACAGGTCAAGGTCTAGCGACAAATGAAGCGCCTGTTGCGACCATTAATTCTACTGGTGGGTTACTGGGTATTGTTGATGCAAATGTATTGGGTGTAATTGATCTTTCACAAACACAAACTTTCTCAGTTTCGGATGCTAATAATAATTTAGTGAAGGTTGACGCTGGTTATGAAATACAAGGATTAATTGGAGCATTAGATACTGCAGTTAAGGCTGGTATTAGTGCAGCATTGAGTCCTATTCCATTATTAGGCAGTGTTCTTAGCAATATATTAGGCAGTAGTTTGAGTGCAGTATCAGCGTTGTTGGATACAACACTCGTTCGAACACTTTTGGGTAGTGCTATTCTAGATCCGTTGTTAGCGAATGTACAAACTGCTCTGAATGGTGAATTAAGGCTTGAATATGATGTTCAGCTAGCTACAGAGCTAGGGTTAAAAGTAACAGCTGTTCCTGCAAATAATAGTAATAGTTTCAAAGCTAGTTTGACAGTCGAGTCTTTGCAAGCTGGCGCAGAAGTAGATGCTTTAGCATTAAATCAATTTTTGAGTACAGTTCGAACCACAGATGGCCAAGGCGTTTTAGACTTGTTGGGTTCAGGAGTCCAACTCACAACAAATATGACACTAACAGCTGAAGATGCAAATGGTGCTGTGGGCTCAGCAACCCCATTGAGTACTTTGGTTGATGTTAATTTGATTACTGACGGAATCCAGTCGAATACTACTGTGATTAAAGATAACGGTTCCAATCTTAACCAAAGTGGTGCGACATCGTCTGTTCAAATCTTTGGCTTGGACGGCAACGATACCATCAAAGGCAGTGATTTTGCAGACATCATCCGTGGTGGTGCTGGAAATGACACAATTGATAGTGGTGCTGGAAATGACATTATCATTGGTGGAAAAGGCAATGACACGATGACAGGCTTCTTAGGTCGTGTGGTGTTCAAATGGGAAGCGGGAGACCAAGGAACTGTTTCATCGAAAGCTATAGACACAATTGTTGATTTTGATACTCGCTCTGTAGCACAGGGTGGTGATGCAATTGATCTATCTGGTTTGTTGTCTGGTGCGAGCCGTGTTGGCACGAACTCAATTAATATAGGACAGTACTTATACTTTGTTGAAGCTGGGGGGAATACAGAAATACATATCAGTTCAACAGGTGGTATTACAGATATTACAGCCTCCGATACGGTAAATGCAGTTGATCAGGTGATCGTACTTGACGATGTATCAGATCTGCTAGACCAGTTTAATAGCCAAGAAGAACTCATCAATTTCTTACTTAAATCTGGAAAACTGATCATTGGCGAACAAGTGCTTGACCAAATAACTTATGACAGTATTAAAGCTGATGATCAGCTGAATATCGATATTGAGATCAAAGATGGTGATGGTGATACTGATACACATAACGTGGACTTAACAGTTGGTAGTTTAGAAGACGCTAATCAATATCAGCCTAACTTTGATCCAAACAATGTTGCTCCTGAAATTAGCCTAGATGTATCGAGTCTTTTAGGTTTGATTGGTGTCGATGCGCTTGGCTTAGTGGATCTAAGTCGTCAGTCTTACTCAGTCATTGATCAAAACAACAACTTGCAACGTGTTGAATTGGTTTACCAACCTGTAGTTAATGTTGGCTTAACACGTGCTTACTTTAGCGTCAGTGCGGAGTTGGCTACTGAGCTAGGTTTGAAAGTGACCTCAGTGACAGATGGTGGTTTACTCAATCTACTCGGCTATAGCAATACATTAATCATTACGGCAGTCGATGGTGGAACAATCAGCAATTTAGCCATCAATGAACTTTTAGCAGCAGTTGAAATGCGTGCAGAAGATGGCACATTACTCACAGGTAATTTGTTGACTGCAAATGTACTTGATTCGGTTTCAATGACTGCTATTGATAGCCAAGGTGCCTCTTCAACGAAGAGTGGTGGAAGTTTAATTGATGTGAACTTACTCGATAGTTTCAGCAATGGTGATGAGTTTATATTTGAAGGCTCCAATGTCATTGATAATCTAAACCATTCTGCGGAAACAGAAGCTGTACGTTTATATGGCTATGCTGGAAATGACACATTAACAGGTGGTTCAGGTAATGATCTGTTACGTGGCGGAGATGGAAATGACACACTCATTGGTGGCGCAGGGAATGACTTGCTGATTGGAGGATCAGGCAATGACACACTCACAGGTGGTGCGGGTAATGACACTGCGCTATATGAACTTCTAGATAATTTAGATGCTAGAGGTGGTAATGGCACTGACACTTGGACTGATTTTACGGTTGGTTTGGGGGCAGATAAAATTGATGTTTCTGCGTTGCTCGATGGACATCAGACTGCGACTAATATAGGTAACTATATTTCTGTGACAACTGATGTAAATGGACATGCAGTGATTGCAATTGACAGAGATGGTAGTGGAACGAACTTTACTGTCAAATCAGACTTGTTGGTGCTAGAAAACATTACAGCCAGTAGTTTAGGCGCTACAGCAGAGGATCAACTTCAGACCTTATTAAATAATAATCAGATCATCTTCTAA